In Haloterrigena alkaliphila, a single genomic region encodes these proteins:
- the ade gene encoding adenine deaminase: MTERVDTLVRGTLVNVNTGNVEDRAVAIDDGIIVALEERPAERELHANYVTPGLIDAHMHVESSMVTLPQYAEAVVPNGVTSIVHDPHEIANVVGAAGVRAVIQDAEQTPLKARFTVPSSVPASDLQDCGAILPAEMVTDLLEEPNVIALGEVMDVPGLVAGDEEIHAKIRAARERGLTVDGHMPQVTGDELHEAARYLDNDHESITLAEAREKADVGLRVYLREGSSSKNLVELLPLTEEVDTRRLSLCTDDREVTDIVDEGGVDFAVRKAIREGADPVDAVQMATINTAESYDLPFGRVEPGAPADLVLLEDLDSWRVDDVLIDGELNPTEDGTTPSPTNIPTDTVEFPSVSASDLAITAPDGRGRTARVRVIDAIGGLQTEPMIAEVPVREGTLQPDPDEDLLSLAVIERHGGNGEIGRGFVHGLGLDRGAIGSTIAHDAHNCVVAGADHASMAAVANRLEELDGGIVAYDPVGDEFASLALPVAGLMSSEPIETVYDQFETVESHASRIGMAETGLMELSFLALEVIPTYRLTNNGLVDVTDGQYVDVTVSEQAGEQGPDVDRRSVPDDSVSEL; this comes from the coding sequence GTGACCGAACGCGTTGACACCCTCGTCCGCGGGACGTTAGTCAACGTGAACACCGGAAACGTGGAGGATCGCGCCGTAGCGATCGACGACGGGATCATCGTCGCGCTGGAAGAGCGCCCGGCCGAACGTGAACTCCACGCGAACTACGTCACGCCCGGACTCATCGACGCTCACATGCACGTCGAATCGAGCATGGTGACGCTTCCACAGTACGCGGAAGCGGTCGTCCCGAACGGCGTGACGAGCATCGTCCACGATCCCCACGAAATAGCAAACGTGGTCGGTGCCGCGGGCGTGCGCGCCGTCATTCAAGACGCCGAACAGACGCCGTTGAAGGCTCGATTCACCGTCCCTTCCAGCGTCCCAGCGTCGGACCTCCAGGACTGCGGGGCGATACTCCCCGCCGAAATGGTGACCGATCTACTCGAGGAACCGAACGTCATCGCGCTCGGCGAAGTAATGGACGTCCCCGGATTGGTCGCGGGGGACGAGGAAATCCACGCGAAGATCCGCGCCGCACGGGAGCGCGGACTGACTGTGGACGGACACATGCCACAGGTCACGGGCGACGAACTACACGAGGCTGCACGGTATCTGGACAACGACCACGAGAGTATCACGCTCGCCGAAGCCCGCGAGAAAGCGGATGTCGGTCTCCGCGTCTACCTGCGCGAGGGGTCGTCCAGCAAGAATCTCGTCGAGCTCTTGCCGCTCACCGAAGAGGTCGATACACGCCGGCTCTCGCTCTGTACGGATGACCGTGAAGTCACAGATATTGTCGACGAAGGCGGCGTCGACTTCGCCGTTCGGAAAGCGATCCGGGAAGGTGCGGACCCGGTCGACGCCGTACAGATGGCGACGATAAACACGGCGGAGAGTTACGACCTCCCGTTCGGAAGAGTGGAACCGGGTGCACCGGCGGATCTCGTGTTGCTCGAGGATCTGGACTCCTGGCGCGTCGACGACGTGCTCATCGACGGCGAACTGAATCCGACCGAGGACGGGACTACCCCGTCCCCGACCAACATCCCGACGGACACGGTCGAGTTCCCCTCGGTCTCGGCGTCAGACCTCGCGATCACGGCTCCCGACGGCCGCGGTCGCACCGCCCGCGTTCGTGTCATCGACGCCATCGGCGGCCTCCAGACCGAACCCATGATCGCCGAGGTCCCCGTACGGGAGGGGACGCTACAGCCGGATCCGGACGAAGACCTGCTCTCGCTCGCTGTCATCGAACGACACGGTGGGAACGGAGAGATCGGCCGCGGCTTCGTTCACGGGTTAGGACTCGACCGCGGTGCTATCGGGTCGACGATCGCTCACGACGCGCACAACTGCGTCGTCGCCGGTGCCGATCACGCCTCTATGGCGGCGGTGGCAAACAGACTCGAAGAATTAGACGGCGGCATCGTCGCGTACGACCCAGTCGGCGACGAATTCGCTTCGCTCGCGCTCCCGGTCGCGGGTCTGATGTCGAGCGAGCCGATAGAAACCGTCTACGATCAGTTCGAAACCGTAGAGTCCCACGCTTCGCGGATCGGAATGGCGGAAACCGGGCTGATGGAACTCTCTTTCCTCGCTCTCGAGGTAATTCCGACGTATCGGCTCACGAACAACGGCCTCGTTGACGTCACGGACGGCCAGTACGTGGACGTGACGGTGTCGGAGCAAGCCGGGGAGCAGGGCCCTGACGTCGACCGGAGGTCGGTTCCCGACGATAGCGTCAGTGAGCTCTGA
- a CDS encoding GNAT family N-acetyltransferase has product MRENSSPTSGVVRSSTASVTEIDDEERRTVYEYVVEHGPVRPRRLQEALYPNDRRAIDHHLALLEQNGLLVETDDRVRVTADLKRAAEPKTVGLASFDSPVEFRPATENDEAELVDVMRSMTDEQPSVETTSTGATVTDDGTLHCRDSTGECAVYVATIEDAVCGWVHIEATDRAQTAHTATVTGGVAESRREAGLGTRLLAYTRQCVDRCGYEKLYQHLPETNQAGIDFLVDRGWTVEATRDDHYLLDGTYVDDVILSAAVDR; this is encoded by the coding sequence ATGCGCGAAAACTCGAGTCCAACTAGCGGCGTGGTACGGTCGAGTACAGCGTCGGTAACCGAAATCGACGACGAGGAGCGACGGACCGTCTACGAGTACGTCGTCGAACACGGTCCAGTTCGTCCTCGTCGCCTGCAGGAGGCACTGTACCCCAACGACAGGCGCGCAATCGATCATCATCTAGCGCTCCTCGAGCAAAACGGATTGCTGGTCGAGACTGACGACCGGGTCCGTGTGACCGCCGATCTGAAGCGCGCGGCGGAGCCGAAAACGGTCGGCCTCGCGAGTTTCGATTCGCCCGTCGAGTTTCGACCAGCGACCGAGAACGATGAGGCGGAACTGGTCGACGTCATGCGGTCGATGACCGACGAACAGCCGTCTGTCGAAACGACGTCGACCGGGGCAACGGTGACGGATGACGGGACGCTCCACTGTCGTGACTCGACGGGCGAGTGCGCAGTCTACGTGGCAACCATCGAGGACGCGGTCTGTGGGTGGGTTCACATCGAGGCGACGGACAGAGCGCAAACCGCCCACACGGCGACGGTGACCGGTGGCGTCGCGGAATCGCGACGCGAGGCGGGACTCGGGACCAGACTGTTGGCGTACACACGGCAGTGTGTCGACCGCTGTGGCTACGAGAAACTGTATCAGCACCTCCCCGAAACGAATCAGGCGGGAATCGATTTCCTCGTCGATCGGGGCTGGACCGTCGAAGCCACGCGCGACGATCACTATCTGCTGGACGGAACCTACGTGGACGACGTGATCCTGTCCGCTGCGGTCGACCGGTGA
- a CDS encoding nucleotidyltransferase family protein, with amino-acid sequence MADRSDTARAVDGPDGGNEADTIGGVILAAGKGTRFEGGNKLLADVEGTPIVRRAAETLCRSSVDDIVAVVGHEEDRVAAALADLDLSIHSNENFASGQSASVRIGVDAARDADWDATVFMLGDMPFVRPQTVDALRTAYATGDGSIVAPTYEGRRGNPVLFGRQHYDALSTVSGDRGGRDIIENHEGTVFVDVDDPGVTRDIDSQTDLERTTD; translated from the coding sequence ATGGCAGATCGGTCAGACACGGCTCGGGCTGTCGACGGGCCGGATGGCGGTAATGAAGCCGATACTATCGGTGGTGTGATCCTCGCGGCGGGGAAGGGGACCCGGTTCGAGGGAGGGAACAAACTCCTTGCGGACGTCGAGGGGACACCCATCGTGAGACGTGCGGCGGAGACGCTGTGTCGGTCGTCCGTCGACGATATCGTCGCCGTCGTCGGTCACGAGGAAGACCGTGTGGCGGCGGCTCTCGCCGATCTCGATCTCTCGATCCACTCGAACGAGAACTTCGCGTCGGGACAGAGCGCGTCGGTCCGAATCGGCGTCGACGCCGCACGCGACGCGGACTGGGACGCTACCGTTTTCATGCTCGGTGATATGCCGTTCGTTCGTCCACAGACCGTGGACGCGTTGCGAACAGCGTACGCGACCGGCGACGGGAGCATCGTCGCCCCCACGTACGAGGGTCGGCGTGGGAATCCCGTCCTGTTCGGTCGACAGCACTACGACGCGCTGTCGACCGTTTCCGGCGATCGAGGCGGTCGAGACATCATCGAGAACCACGAAGGAACCGTCTTCGTCGATGTAGACGATCCCGGCGTGACGAGAGACATCGATTCCCAGACGGATTTGGAGCGGACCACCGACTGA
- the yqeC gene encoding selenium cofactor biosynthesis protein YqeC, with translation MELSTALGLGDRALVAFVGAGGKKTAMHRLATEGTEQGYGVGFTTTTQMPPPDLPLTVTNAERLPDALLEVEPPVAFASEWVADPERVDRKVRGFDPEPLTSVLDRGFVDWLLVKADGARRREFKAPGTDEPVVPDEATHVVPVASVHAVGEPLAEAVVHRPERVAAITDLSVGDTITPETIGTVLASPDGGLRHVPDTAVVTPVINKADTPDHQETARAVLEHALEETTRFTRGLVTSFDRDVCLPVESESS, from the coding sequence ATGGAACTGTCGACCGCGCTGGGCCTCGGCGACCGAGCGCTCGTCGCGTTCGTCGGTGCCGGCGGCAAGAAGACCGCCATGCACCGACTCGCGACAGAAGGAACCGAGCAGGGGTACGGCGTCGGGTTCACGACGACGACACAGATGCCGCCACCCGATCTGCCGCTGACGGTCACGAACGCCGAGCGACTGCCGGACGCGCTGCTCGAAGTCGAGCCACCGGTCGCGTTCGCGAGCGAATGGGTCGCCGATCCCGAACGAGTCGACCGGAAAGTTCGCGGGTTCGATCCCGAGCCGCTGACGTCGGTTCTCGATCGTGGGTTCGTCGACTGGCTCCTCGTCAAAGCCGATGGAGCTCGACGGCGGGAGTTCAAGGCCCCCGGAACCGACGAGCCGGTGGTTCCAGACGAGGCGACTCACGTCGTCCCCGTTGCCTCAGTGCACGCCGTCGGCGAACCGCTCGCCGAAGCCGTCGTTCACCGTCCCGAACGCGTCGCCGCGATCACCGACCTCTCCGTCGGCGACACGATCACGCCCGAAACGATCGGCACCGTGCTCGCAAGTCCCGACGGGGGACTACGACACGTGCCCGATACCGCAGTCGTCACACCCGTAATCAACAAGGCGGACACGCCGGACCACCAAGAGACGGCGCGAGCGGTACTCGAGCACGCGCTCGAGGAAACGACTCGATTCACCCGAGGCCTCGTGACGTCGTTCGACCGAGACGTCTGCCTCCCCGTCGAGAGCGAGTCGTCGTGA
- a CDS encoding sulfurtransferase TusA family protein, with protein sequence MTRVDVRGEICPRPALIVRQQLAELETGDELLVRGDYPPAERNLCRMCRKRGFTVAKTEDGSDENAFELRIEVTDDAEIPEA encoded by the coding sequence ATGACGCGAGTAGACGTGCGCGGAGAAATCTGTCCGCGGCCGGCGCTGATCGTCCGCCAGCAGCTCGCCGAACTGGAGACGGGCGACGAGTTACTCGTGCGAGGCGATTACCCCCCGGCGGAACGGAACCTCTGTCGAATGTGTCGCAAACGCGGGTTCACCGTCGCGAAGACCGAGGACGGAAGCGACGAGAACGCGTTCGAGTTGCGCATCGAAGTGACCGACGACGCCGAGATTCCGGAGGCGTAG
- the selD gene encoding selenide, water dikinase SelD: protein MSDRSDDGTVQLTEYADLHGCSCKVGQSDLDDLLRDAGLTESRDELLFGVGEDAAARRLTDDLALVSTVDFFTPIIDDPYDFGRVAACNAASDAFATGAVDNLDCLVVLGLPQELTDTAPRILAGIADAIDDMGGVIAGGHTIVSPWPFAGGAISATAPPEALLPSRQATAGDSLYLTKPLGTQSAMGGLRVSDDEFADVVAAATERSVQTIGDEALAWMTTPNRAAAMASRDVATAATDITGFGLVGQVQVLADNADVGIEVTKLPIIEGTDDLSRLFGYGLEDGESAETSGGLLLSVPESRTPTLESRLDDADVFYRRIGRVTDGDDVTLRDPTIEPISREKRDN from the coding sequence ATGAGCGACCGTTCCGACGACGGCACCGTACAGCTCACCGAGTACGCCGACCTCCACGGCTGCTCCTGCAAGGTCGGTCAGAGCGATCTCGACGATCTCCTTCGGGACGCGGGGCTGACCGAATCTCGAGACGAACTGCTGTTCGGCGTCGGCGAGGACGCCGCCGCGCGGCGACTGACCGACGATCTGGCGCTCGTTTCGACGGTCGATTTCTTCACGCCGATCATCGACGACCCCTACGACTTCGGTCGCGTCGCAGCGTGTAACGCCGCGAGCGACGCGTTCGCGACGGGGGCCGTCGACAACCTCGACTGTCTCGTCGTCCTCGGGCTCCCACAGGAATTGACGGACACCGCCCCGAGGATCTTGGCCGGTATCGCCGATGCGATCGACGACATGGGCGGCGTGATCGCGGGCGGCCACACGATCGTCAGCCCGTGGCCGTTCGCCGGCGGTGCCATCTCTGCGACTGCACCGCCAGAGGCGCTGTTGCCGTCGCGGCAGGCGACGGCCGGAGACTCTCTCTACCTCACGAAACCGCTCGGAACGCAGTCGGCGATGGGAGGACTGCGCGTTTCGGACGACGAGTTCGCCGACGTCGTCGCAGCGGCCACGGAACGGTCGGTTCAAACGATCGGCGACGAAGCGCTCGCCTGGATGACGACCCCGAACCGGGCCGCTGCAATGGCCAGTCGCGACGTCGCGACCGCGGCAACCGATATAACCGGGTTCGGTCTCGTCGGACAGGTGCAGGTCCTCGCCGACAACGCCGACGTGGGGATCGAGGTAACTAAGCTGCCGATCATCGAGGGAACCGACGACCTCTCGAGGCTGTTCGGGTACGGCCTCGAGGACGGCGAGAGCGCGGAAACCAGCGGCGGCTTGCTCCTGTCGGTCCCCGAGTCGCGGACTCCGACGCTCGAGTCCCGTCTCGACGACGCTGACGTCTTCTACCGTCGTATCGGACGCGTCACCGACGGCGACGACGTGACGTTGCGCGATCCGACGATAGAACCGATCAGCCGGGAGAAACGAGACAACTGA
- the yqeB gene encoding selenium-dependent molybdenum cofactor biosynthesis protein YqeB → MSVFERVTELVDDGEPAAMLTIVDKDGSAPRDVGDRMLVTADGDYGTIGGGTVEHLAVEDARAVLDGEVDSGVRTYELEPGGNTGMVCGGSMDVFIERIRGRARLYIAGGGHISVELAALAEQLGYDVTVIDDREEYADPDAFPNDTNVIHGEYGETLSELPMTAETSVAVATRSGTFDQRAVAAALDGNAGYVGLVASDTKAEHVVDSLAEEGYSRRQLARVRAPVGLDLGGSGPEDVALAILSEVNMDRYGADGQRATRLNLDDLVVVRGGGDLGSGVVYRLHQAGYPVVVTEVERPTVVRRKVAFAAAMYEDEVSIEGVVGRRAADVDEAIEILEDDAVPVLEDPEASIAATLDAAVVVDAILAKGRTDTGTRRDDADVVVGLGPGFEAGEDVDTVVETDRGHELGRVFYDGRASPYDGEPGERRGYTHERVLRAPDEGLWEPVVEIGDLVSAGETVGHVGNADVVAEIDGLVRGLVHGGLEVNEGTKLGDIDPRGDDVDPAKISDKALCLGGGVLEAVLKLR, encoded by the coding sequence ATGAGCGTGTTCGAACGAGTCACCGAACTGGTCGACGACGGCGAGCCGGCTGCGATGCTGACGATCGTCGACAAGGACGGGAGCGCACCCAGGGACGTCGGGGATCGAATGCTCGTCACCGCGGACGGCGACTACGGCACGATCGGCGGCGGAACGGTCGAACACCTCGCCGTCGAGGACGCGCGAGCAGTGCTGGACGGTGAGGTCGACTCCGGCGTTCGAACGTACGAACTCGAGCCCGGCGGGAACACCGGCATGGTCTGTGGCGGCTCGATGGACGTCTTCATCGAACGAATTCGCGGACGGGCACGCCTCTACATCGCCGGTGGCGGCCACATCAGCGTCGAACTCGCGGCGCTGGCGGAGCAGTTGGGGTACGACGTTACGGTGATCGACGACCGCGAGGAGTACGCCGACCCTGATGCGTTCCCGAACGACACGAACGTCATCCACGGAGAGTACGGGGAAACGCTGTCCGAGCTCCCGATGACGGCCGAAACATCGGTCGCGGTGGCGACGCGCAGCGGGACGTTCGATCAGCGCGCCGTCGCGGCGGCGCTCGACGGAAACGCCGGCTACGTCGGCCTCGTCGCCAGCGACACGAAGGCGGAACACGTCGTCGATTCGCTCGCCGAGGAGGGGTACAGCCGGCGACAACTCGCGCGGGTCAGGGCACCAGTCGGGCTCGATCTCGGCGGGAGCGGCCCGGAAGACGTCGCGCTGGCGATCCTCTCGGAGGTGAACATGGATCGGTACGGTGCTGACGGACAGCGCGCGACGCGACTGAATCTCGACGACCTCGTCGTCGTCCGGGGCGGCGGCGACCTCGGAAGCGGCGTCGTCTACCGACTGCACCAGGCCGGGTATCCGGTCGTGGTGACCGAGGTCGAGCGACCGACCGTCGTTCGACGGAAGGTGGCGTTCGCGGCTGCGATGTACGAAGACGAGGTTTCGATCGAAGGCGTCGTCGGCCGCCGAGCGGCCGACGTGGACGAGGCGATCGAGATACTCGAGGACGATGCGGTACCGGTCCTCGAGGACCCGGAGGCTTCGATCGCGGCGACGCTCGATGCGGCCGTGGTCGTCGACGCGATACTGGCGAAAGGTCGGACCGATACGGGCACCCGCCGCGACGACGCGGACGTGGTCGTCGGTCTCGGTCCCGGATTCGAAGCCGGCGAGGACGTCGACACCGTCGTCGAGACGGACAGAGGCCACGAGTTAGGTCGCGTTTTCTACGACGGCCGGGCGAGTCCGTACGACGGCGAACCGGGCGAACGGCGCGGCTACACGCACGAACGGGTCCTCCGCGCGCCGGATGAGGGGCTGTGGGAGCCCGTGGTCGAAATCGGCGATCTCGTTTCGGCGGGCGAGACCGTGGGTCACGTCGGCAACGCCGACGTGGTCGCGGAAATCGACGGCCTCGTTCGCGGTCTCGTCCACGGCGGACTCGAGGTCAACGAAGGGACGAAACTCGGCGATATCGATCCGCGCGGCGACGACGTCGACCCGGCGAAAATTTCGGATAAAGCGCTCTGTCTCGGCGGCGGCGTCCTCGAGGCCGTCCTGAAACTCCGCTAA
- a CDS encoding DsrH/TusB family sulfur metabolism protein, producing MLYLIDEPMADIGLRTAADDPEARVVLVQDGVFLSPALDAELYAVEKDVAVRGVDLPEEIEEITYDDLIDLIVENEVKNFV from the coding sequence ATGCTATACCTGATAGACGAACCCATGGCGGATATCGGACTTCGAACTGCGGCGGACGACCCGGAGGCACGCGTCGTCCTCGTACAGGACGGCGTGTTCCTGTCTCCGGCGCTCGACGCGGAACTCTACGCCGTCGAGAAAGACGTCGCCGTCCGCGGCGTCGACCTCCCCGAGGAAATCGAGGAGATCACGTACGACGATTTAATCGACCTGATAGTCGAGAACGAGGTGAAAAACTTCGTATGA
- a CDS encoding DsrE family protein — protein sequence MKRDVVVLLTRAPYGRVHVPEGLRAARGVAAGFDQHDVTVVFTEDGTYAARSDVDRDALNMPGHVADLREQDGTMIADAAAMTERGISADEIADDVTVRAGDEVSARIRDADCVLDF from the coding sequence ATGAAACGCGACGTCGTCGTGTTACTGACTCGAGCGCCGTACGGACGCGTGCACGTCCCGGAGGGGCTGCGAGCGGCGCGGGGCGTCGCCGCGGGGTTCGACCAGCACGACGTCACGGTCGTCTTCACGGAAGACGGCACCTACGCCGCCCGAAGCGACGTCGACCGAGACGCGCTGAACATGCCGGGCCACGTCGCCGATCTGCGGGAACAGGACGGAACGATGATCGCCGACGCCGCCGCGATGACGGAGCGCGGTATCTCCGCCGACGAGATCGCCGACGACGTGACCGTTCGCGCCGGCGACGAGGTTTCGGCGCGCATTCGGGACGCCGATTGCGTTCTGGACTTCTAA
- a CDS encoding DsrE/DsrF/TusD sulfur relay family protein: MASIGILLTGGPFDSERWRTAYELGKAALGKGHEVSFFHYLDGALVPVDGQTFPDCSDTGLYDEMPTEKFQELIADGAEVICCGLCVDARGIDAPDDYPDGVEVGLLPDLADMIGDADRVISL; the protein is encoded by the coding sequence ATGGCTTCCATCGGGATTCTACTGACCGGCGGGCCCTTCGACAGCGAGCGCTGGCGAACGGCGTACGAACTCGGAAAGGCGGCGCTCGGGAAAGGCCACGAAGTTTCGTTCTTTCACTACCTCGACGGGGCACTCGTGCCCGTCGACGGACAGACGTTTCCCGACTGTTCGGACACCGGCCTCTACGACGAGATGCCGACGGAGAAGTTTCAGGAACTCATCGCTGATGGAGCCGAAGTGATCTGTTGTGGCCTCTGCGTCGACGCCCGCGGTATCGACGCGCCGGACGACTATCCGGACGGCGTCGAGGTCGGACTCCTCCCGGATCTGGCGGACATGATCGGCGACGCGGACCGAGTGATATCGCTATGA
- a CDS encoding xanthine dehydrogenase family protein molybdopterin-binding subunit, translating into MSNLEETPGRNERPDGDRAEEEATEADAFPGESEVAADDRKSRDEREHLTEDVEKDDARKIVTGEARYTADYRDRFPELAEGKVIRSEIAHGYVRDLDTSEAEAMDGVHAVITPWDDVVPDKAYSSSGQSYPEPSPWDLRVLREHVRYVGDPIAAIAATDAETADRAARTIDVEYEELEPVLDPETATDPDAPQLFDPDEVENKQRGADYERNLESHFEGERGDVERAFDRTDDDRVIETEWETPYQSHCVPEPHTTIVHTDEDDRYSFITATQVPFHTRRQIAHLFDVPIRDVRVTKPRIGAGFGAKQEMAIEPIAFALHLAADRPVKLEMTRREEFYALRFRHPMQMRMRTAVDEDGTLEAMELYTLSNSGAYGTHGMTVATNVGTKPLPLYPRVPNVRFEGDVVHTNLPMGAAMRGYGAPQGHFAVESHMDEVARRLDFDPIEFRKRNAVREGDIDRNVTILKDGERFSREIRSCGLRECIERGKEAIGYDDIEQPAEPHRHRGVGMAMIAQGSGVAGRELGAAQIKMNEDGSFHLQVGGVDTGTGSDTMFSQVAAEVLGCEPADIVVISSDTDLTPFDYGAYASSTTYISGQAVKEAAEDARERLVHWGSKMLDESVENLKTGDGQVYSEVTGDGVSLEEIGYEATYGHDDREHILGKGNHSTDESPPPYGAQFVDVTVNEETGEYEINEMAFAADCGVAINPALVEGQIEGGEHMSLEYATSGGLEFDDEGNPEVLGFRQYGMPRTTDHPPMETIIVETHEPTGPFGAKSIAELPTNGVPPALSNAIRDAVGVRVDSLPVTADDIKRALDERDD; encoded by the coding sequence ATGAGCAATCTGGAAGAGACACCGGGACGGAACGAGAGACCCGACGGCGATCGGGCGGAGGAGGAGGCCACGGAAGCGGACGCGTTTCCGGGGGAGAGTGAGGTGGCTGCGGACGACCGGAAATCCCGGGACGAGCGCGAACATCTGACCGAGGACGTCGAGAAAGACGACGCTCGAAAGATCGTCACCGGGGAGGCCCGTTACACGGCCGATTACCGCGATCGATTCCCGGAGCTCGCCGAAGGGAAAGTGATCCGAAGCGAAATCGCACACGGCTACGTCCGTGACCTCGATACGAGCGAGGCCGAAGCGATGGACGGCGTGCACGCTGTGATCACGCCGTGGGACGACGTCGTGCCCGACAAAGCGTACTCGAGTTCGGGCCAGTCCTACCCCGAACCGAGTCCGTGGGATCTGCGCGTGCTCAGGGAACACGTTCGATACGTCGGCGATCCCATCGCAGCGATCGCCGCAACGGACGCGGAGACGGCCGACCGCGCCGCGCGGACGATCGACGTCGAATACGAGGAACTGGAACCCGTCCTCGACCCCGAGACGGCGACGGATCCGGACGCGCCACAGTTATTCGATCCCGACGAGGTCGAGAACAAACAGCGCGGTGCCGACTACGAGCGGAACCTCGAGTCTCACTTCGAGGGCGAGCGAGGCGACGTCGAACGGGCGTTCGATCGAACGGACGACGACCGGGTGATCGAGACGGAATGGGAAACACCGTACCAGTCACACTGTGTCCCCGAACCCCACACGACGATCGTCCACACGGACGAGGACGACCGGTACTCGTTCATCACCGCGACGCAGGTTCCGTTCCACACCCGTCGGCAGATCGCGCATCTGTTCGACGTTCCCATTCGCGACGTCCGCGTCACGAAACCGCGCATCGGGGCCGGGTTCGGCGCGAAACAGGAGATGGCGATCGAACCGATCGCGTTCGCACTCCATCTGGCGGCCGACCGGCCGGTCAAGCTGGAGATGACCCGCCGCGAGGAGTTCTACGCGCTCCGGTTTCGCCATCCGATGCAGATGCGCATGCGGACAGCGGTGGACGAGGACGGAACGCTCGAGGCGATGGAGCTGTACACGCTGTCGAACTCGGGGGCGTACGGCACCCACGGGATGACCGTCGCGACCAACGTCGGAACGAAACCGCTCCCGCTGTATCCGCGCGTTCCGAACGTCAGGTTCGAGGGCGACGTCGTCCACACGAACCTGCCGATGGGTGCGGCGATGCGCGGATACGGCGCCCCGCAGGGCCATTTCGCGGTCGAGTCGCACATGGACGAGGTCGCGCGCCGGCTGGACTTCGATCCGATCGAGTTCCGCAAACGCAACGCCGTTCGAGAGGGCGATATCGACCGGAACGTCACCATACTGAAAGACGGCGAGCGGTTCAGCCGGGAGATACGGTCGTGCGGACTCCGCGAGTGCATCGAGCGCGGGAAGGAGGCCATCGGCTACGACGATATCGAGCAGCCCGCGGAGCCACACCGCCACCGTGGCGTCGGAATGGCGATGATCGCCCAGGGCAGCGGCGTCGCCGGGCGGGAACTCGGCGCGGCCCAGATCAAGATGAACGAGGACGGCTCGTTCCACCTCCAGGTCGGCGGCGTCGACACCGGCACCGGCTCCGACACGATGTTCAGCCAGGTCGCCGCGGAGGTTCTGGGCTGTGAGCCCGCGGATATCGTCGTCATCTCCTCGGACACCGACCTGACGCCGTTCGACTACGGCGCGTACGCCTCCTCGACGACCTACATCAGCGGTCAAGCCGTCAAGGAAGCGGCCGAGGACGCGCGGGAGCGGCTCGTTCACTGGGGGTCGAAGATGCTCGACGAATCCGTCGAGAACCTGAAGACGGGCGACGGGCAGGTGTACAGCGAGGTGACCGGCGACGGCGTGTCGCTGGAGGAGATCGGGTACGAAGCGACGTACGGCCACGACGACCGCGAACACATCCTCGGCAAGGGTAATCACTCGACGGACGAAAGTCCGCCGCCGTACGGCGCCCAGTTCGTCGACGTGACCGTGAACGAAGAAACCGGCGAGTACGAGATCAACGAAATGGCGTTCGCCGCCGACTGCGGCGTTGCAATCAACCCCGCGCTCGTCGAAGGGCAGATCGAGGGTGGTGAGCACATGAGCCTCGAGTACGCCACCAGCGGCGGACTGGAGTTCGACGACGAGGGGAATCCGGAGGTGCTCGGTTTCCGGCAGTACGGAATGCCGCGAACGACCGATCACCCGCCGATGGAGACGATTATCGTCGAAACGCACGAACCGACCGGGCCGTTCGGCGCGAAGTCGATCGCCGAGCTCCCCACGAACGGCGTTCCGCCGGCGCTCAGCAACGCGATCCGTGACGCCGTCGGCGTCCGCGTCGACTCCCTTCCCGTCACGGCCGACGACATCAAACGGGCCCTCGACGAACGCGACGACTAG